The window TTGAGGAAAGACAACTGGCTTGACTTCATCAACATGAAAATTTGAAACTCCAAATTGCGGGGAATTTCTGAAAGGACAAGTTAATTGATGATTGTCTCTGGAGGATCTGTCCTGAAAACCATTGCGGAGCTCGCTGTGTGGACATTGAAGACACTCGCAAGTATATATCTTCTGATCCATCAAGAAAGACAGCTCATCCGCCGGCTTCCTCTTCCGAGTGAAATCTAAGTTCGCAATAATAATTTCATCCTTTATTGGAAGAGATTGTTGTCGCATAGTCAGCCTCTCCTTGAATCGATCAACATTAACATTCAGCAAACCGAGATGGTTTGGTTTTTGCTCTTGAACATCAAAGTTAGGCTCATCTATAACACCGTCAACATCGTACTCGCTGCTGTCATTCATAGTAAAAGTTCCACTACCACCGGCTGAGGACAAAGGTGGACAGCGATCAGGATAAAGTTCTCGAGCCAAAACTTCTTCCTGATTGATAATGGTAAGCCAAGTTGCACTTTCCTTGGCCGTCATCTTATCCTGCAAACACTTCGATTGCCTTACCAGCTTGCGAATCTTAGCGATGTCGGGGGACATGTGCTTGATCACCGCCGTGAGAACACCAACTTTCCACGCCTTTTTCAGATCGTGAGGCTTCTTGTAAGGCGGAGGACCTTGATCTTTCGACAGGCCTAGTTGAGGCCACCAGTCCTCCTGTCCAGTGGGCCACCACGGAGGTGGAACACCTTTTTCCAATGGAAATCGCCTCTGAGGAGGATCACAATGTTGCATCAAAGCTGATAATAAAGAACCAAGAGTGGTATCTTGAAGCTCCTGCAAAGTATGAGGGGTAGGACCAATCGGATTAGATCCCTCGTTCTTGCCCGGAATCGCATTATCAGCTTGGTACTTTGCTATGGCTGCAGGTCCATTTCGATCGAACCTCACTTTATCCTTCCACCACTCCCTGAGATTATCCGATGCCCCGGTAACCGGTTTCCCTTTCTCCGGGATAATTCCATAAACAAAACCCTGAGCTTTACACACTTCCATCATCTTCAACATGTATTTCAAGATCCCGTCTTGTGCCCTCGACATCTTCTTCCTCCTCGCTTGCTCCTGAGACTGGCGTTGTTTGACAGCGTCGACACCTTCCTTACCCCCCTTAGTCATTTCTTTCAACCTTTTCAGCTTCATCTTGTCCCTCCACATCCTCCTCTCCAGCTCATCCACATCAATCTCCTCATCGCTATAATCATCATCCATCACCGGCTCCGACTCCTGCTCAATCTGCGAAGCAGCTGTTTCCACTTCCTTTAGCGGAGCAGGGAAGAAATCAAGATCGCCACAGAACCCCATTTCTTCAAACATCATCATCTTGGCAGGCCCGAATTAACGGTTAAAAAAGTAACAACCTTTCAAGAAACCAAATGGGATTAAACAGCTAATCCTCAAATTGATGACTTCCCTCCTGCAAATACATagacaaagaaaataagaaaatcaaaattCATTACATCTAGCAACAACCAGAGGCCActttaattcaaaataaaacaaacaagaCATGAATAAgtcaaatctagtcaaaataaaGGAAGTTAAACATCAAtatcaagaagaagaaaaaaagaagcagcccggtgcactaagctcccgctatacgCGAGGtctggggaagggccggaccacaagggtctattgttcGCAGCCTTAACCTGCAtgtctgcaagaggctgtttctacGGCTCGAACCGGTGACCTACTGGTCACACGGcggcaactttaccagttacgccaaggctctcCGTCCCCATCAAGAATCAACTACAAATTTGTACAACTAAATCACCtcaaaaaataaagtaatagacaTGTGAAGATCACAATAAACACATGGAGCTCAACTAAAAGCtaagaaagggggggggggggggagtggcTCTTTTGGCAGATAGTTATAGTAGTGACATCCGTGATAAAGCACTTTCATCAAAACAGAAGCCTAAATTTGTACACATCACTTTAAAAAGCCAAGATCATCAAAAAAAATCTCCATTTCATTTTCCAATAtaccattttttgaaaaatttgacatATTTCTAGATCTGAAATATATGAAATTGTTGTAACCCCTCAACCAGAAATCACAAGaacaaaaaaaggaggaaaaaagaAAGGGGATTTTCTTGAAAACCTTGTAACTGAAAAGACCATAAAACTATTAATTTCATATGTTAGAACTATCACTTGAtgtaaatattcaaaaaaaaaaaaaaaaggaaaagccaaATTCATATGTTAGATTTTATCTCTTGATGTAAAAAGCCAAATTCAACTAAAAAagtttatataaaaaaaacaaagaaaaatctaATCTTGAAGCAAAAGTTCAATCTTTATACTGAAACACAagacaaaacacataaaacagaAAGTTAATTAGCAAAATCAAGATCAATTTATCAAAAAATGAAGTCAAACAAAAATCTCTAAAGACAAATTtctaaaaagagaagaaaagcagAAAAATGCAATTTTGATGCAAAAGCTCTAACTTTTACACTTTTAATACATGGCCAAATATTAAAAACCAAGATCAGTTTACATGAGAATGTCAAAAAATGAAGtcaaacaaaatctcaataaacaaaaatgaagaaacccaagtagaaaataacatcaaaatccaataAAAATCTCAACTTGATCACCAAAAAAGCTATTTTAAAGCAAAATCACAAATCATTACACTAAAATAAATGGCCAAATATTAAAAATCAAGATCAGTTTATAAGAGAATGTCAAAAAATGAAGTCAAACAAAATCTCagaagacaaaaataaagaaacccAAGtagaaaataacatcaaaatccaataAAATCTCAACTTGATCACAAAAAAAGCTATCTTGAAGCAAAAGCTCCAATCTTTACACTAAAATAAAAGATCAGTTTATATGCGAATGTCAAAAAATGAAGTCAAAGAAAATTTCTAAagacaaaaaatgaagaaacccaagtagaaaataacatcaaaaaccaataaaaatctcaacttgatcaaacacacacaaaaaaaaaaaaaggaagaagaaaaatacctcaaaagagttttttttccttttctttttttggttcaAAAAGTCTGTTCAACACTTCTTCTCTATGAGAAATAATTGACCCTTCAGACTACACAagggaaaagagagagagagagagagagagagagagagagcagaaagAGAAGGGAGAAAAAAAAGGGAGTTATAGTAGAATAGTATAGTATTTTATTACATGAAAAAATGAATATTATAGTTATAACCAGTATTTTATTAAATGGAAAAATGAATATTATATTTGCTTTTTTGGCGGTGGTGATATAATGGGGATAGGTGAAAGGTGTCAACTCTTTTGGTTAAAAGCCAAGCCAATCaacctttttctttgtttattttttcgatttttttggcTTTCTTTTGAGTTtattatattataatattatattttgagGGCTTCGAGTTGTTTTCCTTCTTGAGAATGAAGTTTTTGAGGGTACTTTGGGATGAGAAAGGGTGGATTTACAAAAGGGCGTATAtgtattttttaaaaggatatttgCAAATATTTGACATggtttagtgggcgtttggacataaaaatatgatttttataattaaaaaaaatggtgtTAGGATATCTGAAATTATATTTGGGTGTAAAATTCACGTAATTGTAATTTTGTGTGGGAGAATAAttttttacttgaaagaattactTTTTCGAACTTCAAATTcaacttcaaatttttttttcccctcaaaaatacaaaaatacagtGCAATGTATGACCAAACAATATTTTGAAGATAAGTTTCGAAAAAAAAAGTTATGGACAAACAAGTCCATAGTATTATTTTATAAGGTTTAGTGTATTTTGAATAATATATATCAGTATTTGGGAGAAAGACTCTAGGGATTAAGTTGAAATAATCTTTTTTTAATGCCTCAATTGGTATGGATATGTTTTGTATTTTACTAATAAATTTTAGtgtattttttaataacttatacAAGTATTAAGAAGAATCACTCAAGCGATTATGATAGAAGCAATATGAGCTAATCGTGGAGACAATCTTTCTTGGTATTCGAGAGAAaaaaatgtataaatattttgTATGATTATAGTTAGTATTTCGCTAAGTTTAAGTGTATAAGGGAATAATACGTACCAGTACTATGCATCGATCGTGGACACAATCTCTTTTGAAGCACATATAAAGATATTTGTGAATACGGTAAACAGTTACATGTGGTATTTTATTGAGTTTTAATGTATCTTTAAAAATACCACCAATATTCAGAAGAAAGACTTTAGAGATTATAGCAAAAATAATTCTACACTTATCGTAGAGACAATCTCTCTTGAACTACAAATAATTCTACACTTAATGTGTAAATACGTTTAGACAATTACGTGTAGTATTTTGCTAAGTTTTAATGTATCTTAAATAAAACTTACAATATTTGAAATAAAGACTTCGGAAATTATACCAAAAGACAATATCAACCGATCGTGGAGATAATCTCTCATGAAGCCAGATAAGAATATATGTAAATACGTTAAAGAGTTACGTGTAGTATTTTACTAAGTTTTATTGTATCTTAAATAATACCACCAATATTTGAAATAAAGACTTCGGAGATTACACCAAAAGCAATATGCACTAACCGTGGAGATAATTTCTCTTAAAGCACATATAAGGATATGTGTAAATACGTTAAACAGTTAAATATTTTGTTAAGTTTTAATATATTTCGAATAATACTATTAATATTTGGAATAAGGACTTCAGAAAATACAAAAACAATATGCACTGATCGTGGAAACAATCTCTCTTGAAGCACAAATAAGGATATTTGTAAATAAGCCAAATAGTTACATGTCACACTTTACTTAGTTTTAATGTATCTTGAATAACACTATCAATATTTGGAAGAAAGACTTCAGAGATTACGCCAAAAATAATCTACGCTAATCGTGGAGACAATCTCTCTTGAAACACATATAAAGATATGCGTAAATACATTAAATGATTACACATAGCATTTTGCTAGTTTTAATGTATCTTGAATAGCACTATCAATAttcgaaagaaagacttcaaAGATTATATCAAAAATAATCTACACTAATTGTGAAGACAATCTCCCTTGAAGCACATATAAGGATATGTGTAAATACGTTAAATGGTTAAGCGTAGCATTTTGCTAGTTTTAATGTATCTTGGATAACACTATCAATATTTGAAATAAAGACTTTAGAGATTACCCTAAAAGACAATATGCACCGACCGTGGAGAAAATCTTTCTTGAAGCAAAGATAAGGGTATGTGTAAATATACTAAACAGTTACGTGTGACATTTTACTGAGTTTTAAtatatttgaaagaaagacttcggaGATTACACCAAAAGCCAATATCCACCGACCGTGGAGAAAATCTATCTTGAAGCATAGATAAGGATATGTGTAAATACGTTAAACAGTTACGTGTGCCATTTTACTGGGTTTtaatatatttgaaagagagaCTTCAAAGATTACGCCAAAAGTAATATGTACCGATCGTGGAGACAATCTTTCTTAATCCACGAGATCATAGTCGAATCTAAGATTTAAAACTTATGGGTtcaaattttaaggttttaaatattgaactcattatatttttaaagttatgggtttatatctactatttttgcagttttaataaatttttacatacaaatttttatTCCGCGTCAAAAGTTATAGGTTCAATTGAATCTGCCGGTAGAACACTACATCCGCCTCTGCACGAAATAAGAATACGTAATTAGATACGATCACGTCCcatattttggtaaattttagtATATTTTGAAAAACTATATAAAATATCTATATACTTATTACTTATACCAAATTGACACGAGACATCAAGGTAAATGAACTATATgtaacatataataagaaggaaTAAATTGGAACTCATTAATGAAGGAAATCTATCACTATTTATAGCGCTTAATTAAAAGAATAGGTAGATGCATTTGATGAGTATATATTTAAAAGAAAAGTTAATGTTTTGAGTTAGGAAATTGCTTTTATTTATGTGTGAAACAGTGAGAACACTTTAACACTAGTGTGTGCTTGAACTTCTTTTGATCAATGCAATAAATATACAGATTGCATTATATAAATTATTATTCTCTTTTGATCCATTTTATTTGTCCATTTCAGCAATATTCGTTATTAATActattaactatttttttttgttaacaAGAGAATCCGTAGTTTCTATCCTTCAATTCTTCTTTCTGTTATCACTTATGAGCCGTGTAAAATGAAAGTATCATGCACGGTACGCACATAGTAAACCCCGCTCTTGTATAATAGCCCACAAATTATATAGGAGAGGTAAATCGCACTAGGCAAAACGCATACATCGGGTTCGATCTAGGAGGTATGCAAGTAAATTTAGAATCCTAAACATCACATTTGGAAAGTCCCCTGCTCAACCCACTTGGCCTCCCCCGAAAAGGGCAGCCCAGTGCATTAAACTTTCGCTATACGCAGGGTACGGAGAAGGATCGAACCACAAGGATATATTATACGCAACCTTACCTTGGGTAAATTTGTAATCGTGATAAAGTAGAATAATATTTGTAATTAATTCATATTTTAACCTCAATCTTATTAGTAATCGTGATAAAGTAGAATAATATTGGTGTAAATTTTAAATATAtgtaagtttttaaaatttttatttaagGATAAGATTTTGCCCCTAGATTGGGTGGGTGGAGAGAAGTGACCCTTGACCTTTATTACAAGTGCAAATGCATTGAAGTCTTGAGATGTGGGGATATATcattttgtagttttcttgtgaTCTTGACAATATTATTTTGTAATTATTCTTGGGGGTATTTTGTCCTTTTGTGTCCTTCTTTTGGGTAATTGGTCCTTGTGGATAAAGTTACATTTATATCATTTTGATCTCAATTGTTAGTTTTTTTTAATGATctaaaaattttgacattttaaaataacaaaatatcatttactttattttttttcaaatacataattaatGCTCCAATTAGTAGAgtgtaattttctttttctttttttatacaaTTCTGGTATGACGATGACATGAGGTAAGTTTAAATGAAGCAATAACGATTTATTTAATCGTTCCcaacttgtttatgattgagatgtaaatgttattgttatttttacaCAATCCTATTTACCAATAGTACGTAAGATCTGAAGGGTAGtataaagataatttttttttctaaaaaaacatTTAATATAATCTTGTTTACTAATAGCGCGACAGATTTAGAGGATAGTCGAGTGTTAATTAAGtggaatatttaagaaaaaagttATAAATTAATTTTACTATTAAGGATAATAATCTTTTTTTAAGCGTAAAATTTTTTAAAAGACAAATAATATGAACCGGAGAAATTTGTTTCTTTGAGTTTTCTCTTTTGGGTACTTGACCTTTGTGGTAGTTTTCTTTAAATATTGTATAAAAGCATTGCAATTTTCAAGATAGAAAAAGAAATGTGCATTATTGGCTAGTGGGAGCTATGTGGAATTAGGAAAAGAAATTAGTTCAGAATCAATATAGGTTAGAGACATTCTTGGAATAAAAAAGGGATTTTTGTACTAATAGTTAAGAGAATCAAATGCTTTGGTATAGCATATATGGCAAAAGAATATTTTTATAGAAACTTATGTTTAAATGTTATTCAAATTTGAGGTCCCTATTACCAAAATTGGAAAATTCCTTTCAAACAATAATTAGTGAGATTTGACATATCTcgtatagcctgtttggccaagcttctcaagacaaaaaaatatttttttcccaaaagcattttttttttctaatttgaggtgtttggccaagcttatttggggaaaaaagtgcttttgggaagaagcagaagcagtttcagagaagcagaaaaaagtagcttctttccaaaagcagaagcagaagcagttttgacttttcttcttacctaaagtacccttaacaaaatatagtatataccaaaataacccttaaacctaatatttaggatattaatttataaatatttcttcttatttttaggaaactttctaatatatagtatctttaggggtgaatgcttttatatttgttgaaggaattttaatatatttaacttatattaaaagaattaagtactttttaattttattttcatattttacttaaataaaatgaattatttttttaattattgcatgtaataacaaaattttgatattatttatttacttataatattaattattaagtaaatctattcatgtccttattcgtaatttgacactaaaaagcactttctaaaaagtttggccaaacacaaattttcaaaagtgcttttcagactgattagccaaacacaaacggATTctttccaaaagtacttttttcaaaagtacttatcaaaataagccgatttctccagcttggccaaacaggctattagagtGGGAACTCATATTAGGTAATGTTTTATTGCTTTatgaattttgaaaaaatatctCCTCGAATTAAGATACTAATTATAGGTATATTTATTAGtgttaaattttattaaaaaaaatagtctTTTCTTTTTAAAGTAAATTAATTCAATCCATCTTTTATACGAAGGGTATACATTCACGTAGTAATACTTATAAGCGTTAAAATGAAAATGAGTAAATTTTCCTTTTTTGCTTCTAACTCTTTTTATAATAAAAAGGAAGAGAATATGAAATAAAATTGTCAAAAAGAGGAGGGAAAATAAAggtaaaagagaaaaagaaaaaaagtagaaAGTGAAAAAAGTTTCATATATATTGGCAAGAGGATTATTTGATAGAGACCTCAAAGGTGGTGGGGACACTCTTAGATGCCACTTGCAAGTGGAAGTGGCCATGGCGGCTGGCCAATAGTGTTTTTCCACGTGTATTTATATCTCGATTAATTTAGATTCGTATCGACGTAAGATCTGATAAAAAAAGAAGCATTtttttagaagattttttttaatttaaggaCCCGACCTGAGATATCTGATTAAGAGTGAAGAAATCTTATTTATCCTATTATTATAATCATTGATGGTAACTTATCGATAGTAGTTTCCTATCCGATGTTCATTACTTGTCTTGtgtcctatttttttttttatttttttaaacccCTCCTaaattaggaggatctatagtgtttTCACACTTCCCCTCCATGGTGACTCGAACCCAAGACCTAACGGTCGTAGGTGGAGGTGCTTTTACCAACTGAGCAAGTCTCACTTGTCTCTTGTGTCCTATTAATTTGGATTGTACcgtgtaaaatttattaaaaagagaaGAGCTTCGTAtaagattttcttttttaaaaaaattttttAGGGAGTCGATCATGAGATATTTTATTAAGAGTGAAGGAATTATATTTACCCTATCATAATTATTGATGATGACTTACCAATCGTAGTTCCAGAATATGGCGACGATGTGAAAATAACCGAGGACgaaattcaagaaaaaataaataataagtttaAAGTTATAATTTTTTCTAAATAAAGAGATATGTTATTCTTTCGATATATTAAAAAGGAAAGTATCACATAAAATGGAATAGATAGagaaattttttatttgaattaattaatttttaaagcaaaatcTTATTGCTCAATTACATAATTTATAtatgttcttttatttttaaaagcatgAATTATTTTATTCCAGTTTAATCTTAAAATTGATCAAAACTAAATAacgataaaagaaataagaatatAATTATGAGAGAATGGgagtaaattaattaatttttaaagcaaaatcTTATTGCTCAATTACATAATTTCTAaatgttcttttatttttaaaagcatgAATTATTTTATTCCAGTGAATTTAATTTCTTACATTTCTAGGTAGTTTTTCAATACCAAAAGGAAACTTACAGCTTTAACGAGATTTCCTTTCTCTTTGTTTGGTTTCTTGAATTGGAAGAGAACAAGAAAATCTGTTATCCCTTTGTTCCAGCTTGTATATTGCTATTTGAAAAGTCAAATATCTTTCTTTTATATAAgaaattttttgtatatatttaagtttttgaaattatataaaaatttaagttataatacttatttagttttctaattatgtatattataatttaaatattataaaaaaatcaAATGTCCGAATGAAGATCTAAAACTAAAAGGTTTGGTTCTCGCAGGAGTCCGAAATttatataagaaaaataaaaaatactagaATTTTACACATATTTTAAACCTATGATTGCAATTCAAGAGCAATTTTTGAATCCCCTTTGCCGCTTCGCCATAGTCTTCCCTTATATTAGGTAATTCaacaatttatttataattaaaaataacttttctcgcttattttccttcatttttcctttcttataACACAAACACACTTTAAGAAATAGTTTGGTACGAGGAATTAGAgataatattaaatttaaaatttatttcctAAGTTGTTAACAACTTAACATGTGCAAAATTCAGAACAATTTAGATGTGGTGGGCCCCACGACGGTGATGGTCAAGCTTTTCTTTTGGATCAAAATTGGGACCTTGTCGTATACCGggattttaaacttatttacccGATTTTATTTAAGTTTTCATATTTACAGAAAGTAACTAAAGTTTTCTTCTAAAATACATACAAATTTagttaaaatatataatttatctaTAACTTAAATACACATTTTTTGTACAGAATTcgatcaaaaataataatttacatacaatttatatacaacttatatataattatgtaagttgtagatattttgtatatCGTTTCTACACTCGGCATACTaaatatatacaatttatttATGTCTTATTTTTTGAGTTTCGATCTGAAATTTTAACCAAAgccatctcgaatcttcatcaAATTGTCTCAAAATTGATATATAAACTCCAAAGGATATTCTCAATCATTTACagcaacacccaatccaaacaaaaaaataattttgcaaaatttgattttcaaattcaaagcttctaAGTTTTCTAATAGATTAATATAGTTTCCAATTCAACCTACCCACTTCTGATTAATATTATTTTGCTTATTCATTCAAAAAAGCTAAAAGAAATTAATCTTCCCTTGTTTAAAAGTGATAATTCGTTCATTGTTTAacatagaaaaaaattaaaaatgaaaagaaagagacAACATAATAGAATTTCCTTGATGACAAATCTCTTTGTTCTCATAAAAGTATTGTTGAAGTTGAGGAGAAAGAGACCAAACATTCTTTtgttaatttataattttagttttggggggggggggggggggaaagaTTAGAGtctaatatattattttgtataaaattggtaatatttataaagttgtaattaagttaaaacctcAATATTGAagataaataaatttcaaaattagtataaatatgtaaaaatctcATCAAAATATATAAAGTTCAGATGGGTCTATTGGGCTGATTATCATCTCATGTGGGCTTATTTTGATGGGCTATGACGAAATGCCATTTGAAAAAGTGTCTAACATACTCATTAcacaaaatgatatttttagttcaaaattgt is drawn from Nicotiana tabacum cultivar K326 chromosome 22, ASM71507v2, whole genome shotgun sequence and contains these coding sequences:
- the LOC107810730 gene encoding protein ETHYLENE INSENSITIVE 3-like — encoded protein: MMMFEEMGFCGDLDFFPAPLKEVETAASQIEQESEPVMDDDYSDEEIDVDELERRMWRDKMKLKRLKEMTKGGKEGVDAVKQRQSQEQARRKKMSRAQDGILKYMLKMMEVCKAQGFVYGIIPEKGKPVTGASDNLREWWKDKVRFDRNGPAAIAKYQADNAIPGKNEGSNPIGPTPHTLQELQDTTLGSLLSALMQHCDPPQRRFPLEKGVPPPWWPTGQEDWWPQLGLSKDQGPPPYKKPHDLKKAWKVGVLTAVIKHMSPDIAKIRKLVRQSKCLQDKMTAKESATWLTIINQEEVLARELYPDRCPPLSSAGGSGTFTMNDSSEYDVDGVIDEPNFDVQEQKPNHLGLLNVNVDRFKERLTMRQQSLPIKDEIIIANLDFTRKRKPADELSFLMDQKIYTCECLQCPHSELRNGFQDRSSRDNHQLTCPFRNSPQFGVSNFHVDEVKPVVFPQQYVQPKPASLPINQAPPSFDLSGLGVPEDGQRMINELMSFYDSNIQGNKNSMAGNVVMSKEQPRQQPSIQQNNYLHNQGIVLDGNIFGDTNISANHSVFPQGDRFDQSKVLTSPFNAGSNDNFHFMFGSPFNLQSTDYTEALSGITQDNMPKQDVPVWY